From a single Lolium rigidum isolate FL_2022 chromosome 7, APGP_CSIRO_Lrig_0.1, whole genome shotgun sequence genomic region:
- the LOC124677792 gene encoding two-component response regulator ORR5-like — MMSCKGLGGEGSAAAALPHVLAVDDSSVDRAVISGILRSSKFRVTAVDSGKRALELLGSEANVSMIITDYWMPEMTGYELLKKVKESSKLKGIPVVIMSSENVPTRISRCLEEGAEDFLLKPVQPSDVSRLCNRVLR; from the exons ATGATGAGCTGCAAGGGCCTTGGCGGCGaggggagcgcggcggcggcgctgccgcaCGTCCTTGCTGTGGACGACAGCTCGGTGGACCGCGCCGTCATCTCCGGCATCCTCCGCAGCTCCAAGTTTCGcg TGACCGCCGTGGACAGCGGGAAGAGGGCGCTCGAGCTTCTCGGCTCC GAGGCGAATGTGAGCATGATAATCACAGACTACTGGATGCCGGAGATGACAGGCTACGAGCTCCTCAAGAAGGTCAAG GAGTCGTCCAAGCTCAAGGGGATCCCCGTGGTGATCATGTCCTCGGAGAACGTGCCTACAAGGATCAGCAG GTGCCTGGAGGAAGGAGCGGAGGACTTCCTGCTGAAGCCCGTTCAGCCGTCCGATGTATCGCGTCTCTGCAATCGCGTTCTCCGTTGA